A part of Arthrobacter dokdonellae genomic DNA contains:
- a CDS encoding biotin/lipoyl-containing protein — protein MTDVLFPMMTGDASEPGVVSTWYVADGDPVKDRHLLAEVSIDKVDAEIYAPLAGTVRLRVQEGDEVAQGAVIAVIE, from the coding sequence GTGACTGATGTCCTGTTTCCGATGATGACCGGCGACGCGTCCGAGCCCGGCGTGGTGTCCACCTGGTACGTGGCCGACGGCGACCCCGTCAAGGACAGGCACCTGCTCGCCGAGGTGTCCATCGACAAGGTCGACGCCGAAATCTACGCGCCCCTGGCCGGCACCGTCCGGCTCCGGGTCCAGGAGGGCGACGAGGTGGCCCAGGGTGCCGTGATCGCCGTCATCGAATGA
- a CDS encoding ferric reductase-like transmembrane domain-containing protein: MDDAMWAFARVSGLVSMVLLTGSVLLGILARSGRPLLVIPRFSVSLLHRNISLLAVVFLVFHVTPLLLDSYARVNLVDVVVPFLGSYRGFWQGLGTVALDLMAAVVVTSALRHRLGQRTFRVVHWASYVMWPLALAHSVGNGTDGTSAPVVAAAVVLTVAVLAAAAWRVSAGFLETASLRGSGGTARNGWRP, from the coding sequence ATGGATGACGCCATGTGGGCCTTTGCCCGGGTCAGCGGCCTGGTGTCCATGGTGCTCCTGACGGGTTCGGTGCTGTTGGGCATTCTGGCCAGGTCCGGGCGGCCGCTGCTGGTCATTCCGCGGTTTTCCGTTTCACTGCTGCACCGCAACATTTCGCTGCTGGCAGTGGTGTTCCTTGTTTTCCATGTGACGCCCCTGCTGCTCGATTCCTACGCGCGGGTCAACCTGGTGGACGTGGTGGTCCCCTTCCTGGGCAGCTACAGGGGGTTTTGGCAGGGCCTGGGCACGGTGGCCCTGGACCTGATGGCCGCCGTGGTGGTCACCAGCGCCCTCCGGCACCGGCTGGGACAGCGGACATTCCGTGTGGTGCACTGGGCCAGCTATGTCATGTGGCCGCTGGCGCTGGCGCACTCCGTGGGGAACGGAACGGACGGGACGAGCGCGCCGGTGGTGGCCGCCGCCGTCGTACTCACCGTGGCTGTGCTGGCCGCGGCGGCGTGGAGGGTGTCGGCCGGCTTCCTGGAGACGGCGTCGCTGCGGGGCAGTGGTGGAACCGCCCGGAACGGGTGGCGGCCATGA
- a CDS encoding FAD:protein FMN transferase: MAPDDATARRSWQVWGLSASVVVTDPGQADAAARLAQGMLDAVDLACSRFRTDSELAVRRGDLVHGATVSPLLATLMESALAAARWTGGAVDPTLGGDLISLGYDADFASLPGPGRNDGARSAGRLAAGPSSTGLSSAGRSQAHAPQPSALLPGAPQPHEPRAPGWTRIALDSRCLTVPADVTVDLGATAKAVAADMAAARIAVERGCGVLVNLGGDIATAGPAPDGAAGHWQVLVQDTPGDPAQQVSLPAGRALATSSTSKRRWQQAGALRHHILDPRFGLPADAVWRSASVAAPTALEANAYSTAAIVKGHAAAAWLRDSSVSARLVDQGGRVLTTAGWPAPELAGAGFHG, encoded by the coding sequence GTGGCGCCGGATGACGCCACGGCCCGCCGGTCCTGGCAGGTGTGGGGACTGTCCGCCTCGGTGGTGGTGACCGATCCCGGGCAGGCCGATGCCGCGGCCAGGCTGGCACAAGGGATGCTCGACGCCGTCGACCTCGCCTGCAGCCGCTTCCGCACGGACTCGGAACTGGCGGTGCGGCGCGGGGACCTGGTGCACGGCGCCACCGTGTCTCCGCTGCTGGCCACCCTGATGGAGTCAGCCTTGGCGGCGGCCCGGTGGACGGGCGGCGCCGTGGACCCCACCCTGGGCGGGGACCTCATTTCCCTCGGCTACGACGCGGATTTTGCTTCCCTCCCCGGGCCCGGAAGGAACGACGGCGCCCGGTCGGCCGGCCGCTTGGCTGCCGGTCCGTCCTCCACAGGACTTTCGTCCGCCGGCAGGTCCCAGGCGCACGCGCCCCAGCCCAGTGCCCTCCTGCCCGGCGCGCCCCAGCCGCACGAGCCCCGCGCGCCCGGCTGGACTCGCATCGCCCTGGACAGCAGGTGCCTGACTGTTCCCGCGGACGTCACCGTGGATCTCGGCGCCACGGCCAAGGCGGTGGCGGCGGACATGGCGGCGGCGCGGATCGCCGTCGAACGTGGCTGCGGCGTGCTGGTGAACCTGGGCGGCGACATCGCCACCGCGGGCCCGGCCCCGGACGGGGCGGCCGGGCACTGGCAGGTCCTGGTCCAGGACACGCCCGGCGACCCCGCCCAGCAGGTGTCCCTGCCGGCGGGCCGCGCGCTGGCGACCTCCAGCACGTCCAAGCGCCGCTGGCAGCAGGCCGGCGCGCTGCGCCACCACATCCTGGACCCGCGCTTCGGACTGCCGGCCGACGCCGTCTGGCGCAGTGCCAGCGTCGCCGCGCCCACCGCGCTGGAGGCCAATGCGTACAGCACCGCCGCCATCGTCAAGGGGCATGCGGCCGCCGCCTGGCTGCGGGATTCCTCCGTCAGCGCCCGTCTGGTGGACCAGGGCGGCCGCGTCCTGACGACGGCGGGCTGGCCCGCGCCCGAGCTGGCGGGAGCTGGTTTCCATGGATGA
- a CDS encoding NADH-ubiquinone oxidoreductase-F iron-sulfur binding region domain-containing protein, translating to MSADTAVEPVERGAAGQSAASRLFAGGANAGHAAHLAAYGTMPRRAPGGSLAQELEASGLTGRGGAGFSAWRKFAAVDLSRRPNRYARRTGAPVLIANGAEGEPLSFKDATLLHNAPHLVIDGLLAAAEALGAGSMFIYAGAARLEPVAAALAERADARSIALLEAPDTFVAGQASAVVNFLETGRALPRDLAGRLAESGFKGRPTLVHNVETWAHVALVARYGADWFRAEGTAEDPGTRLVSVTGNVPSEVVLEVPGGAGLGDVLASAGVGLDAVSAVLVGGYHGCWVRPSGMVLSTGAPSGGAPSGPPSPGAPSAGWVRPGAGVLHVLGVGRCGLEATARMVDYLAGESARQCGPCMFGLPALADVMKRLAAGSGAPDLVREVERLSALVSGRGACHHPDGTVQLIHSALETFADDVRWHLAGQCLAAARADGAAQ from the coding sequence ATGAGCGCGGACACGGCGGTGGAGCCGGTGGAAAGGGGCGCTGCCGGGCAGTCCGCCGCTTCCCGGCTGTTCGCTGGCGGCGCCAACGCCGGGCATGCTGCGCACCTCGCGGCCTACGGCACGATGCCGCGACGCGCGCCGGGAGGATCGCTGGCGCAGGAGCTGGAGGCCTCCGGGCTGACCGGCCGCGGCGGCGCGGGGTTCTCCGCGTGGCGGAAGTTTGCCGCCGTCGACCTCTCCCGCAGGCCCAACAGGTATGCGCGGCGGACGGGCGCGCCGGTGCTCATCGCGAACGGCGCGGAAGGCGAGCCGCTCAGCTTCAAGGACGCCACGCTGCTGCACAACGCCCCGCATCTGGTCATCGACGGGCTGCTCGCGGCGGCGGAGGCACTCGGCGCGGGCAGCATGTTCATCTATGCCGGCGCGGCACGGCTGGAACCTGTGGCCGCGGCGCTCGCCGAACGGGCGGATGCCCGGAGCATTGCGCTGCTCGAGGCACCGGACACCTTTGTGGCCGGCCAGGCCAGCGCCGTGGTCAATTTCCTGGAGACCGGCAGGGCGCTGCCCCGCGACCTTGCAGGACGGCTGGCCGAAAGTGGCTTCAAGGGCCGCCCCACACTGGTCCACAACGTTGAAACGTGGGCCCACGTCGCCCTCGTGGCCCGCTACGGGGCCGACTGGTTCCGCGCCGAGGGCACTGCGGAGGACCCGGGCACGCGGCTGGTGTCGGTGACCGGCAACGTCCCGTCGGAGGTGGTGCTCGAGGTGCCCGGCGGTGCCGGCCTGGGCGACGTGCTCGCGTCGGCGGGGGTGGGGCTCGACGCCGTTTCCGCCGTCCTGGTGGGCGGGTACCACGGGTGCTGGGTCCGGCCTTCGGGAATGGTGCTTTCGACGGGGGCGCCGTCCGGTGGCGCGCCGTCTGGGCCGCCGTCCCCCGGGGCGCCGTCCGCGGGCTGGGTCCGGCCGGGCGCCGGAGTGTTGCACGTGCTGGGTGTGGGCCGGTGCGGCCTCGAGGCCACGGCACGGATGGTGGATTATTTGGCGGGGGAGTCGGCACGCCAATGCGGCCCATGCATGTTCGGGCTGCCGGCGCTCGCGGACGTCATGAAGCGTCTCGCTGCCGGCTCGGGCGCGCCGGACCTGGTGCGCGAGGTGGAGCGGCTGTCGGCCCTGGTGTCCGGCCGCGGCGCCTGCCACCACCCGGACGGCACGGTGCAGCTCATCCACAGCGCACTGGAGACATTTGCCGACGACGTCCGGTGGCACCTGGCGGGACAGTGCCTTGCGGCAGCCCGGGCAGACGGAGCGGCGCAATGA
- a CDS encoding ferredoxin, whose protein sequence is MNAGGPAARLHIDWTVCDGRGLCAELLPEALTRDDWGYPLAAPGRIRGSGDATNVPLTGAELVPAMDAVKLCPLLALRITRP, encoded by the coding sequence ATGAACGCCGGCGGGCCGGCGGCGCGGCTGCACATCGACTGGACCGTGTGCGACGGACGTGGACTCTGTGCCGAACTGCTTCCGGAAGCGCTCACGCGCGACGACTGGGGCTACCCGCTCGCCGCGCCCGGCCGGATCCGCGGCAGCGGCGACGCGACGAACGTGCCCCTGACCGGCGCAGAACTCGTCCCGGCCATGGACGCCGTGAAGCTCTGCCCGCTTCTGGCCCTGCGCATCACCCGCCCCTGA
- a CDS encoding cupin domain-containing protein, whose translation MKALPVEPSSAPVAIGSRIRAARQSQRLTIEHVADATGLTKGFLSRVERDLTSPSVASLVTLCQVLSISIGELFAAPETHLTRRGEGPRISLGGEGIVERLLTARSERRLQILGTTIEPFGRGESELYAVDCDVDVLHIVSGELTLIMTQESYDLQAGDTLSFPGREPHSWENRSAAPVEALFILVPAASGSGY comes from the coding sequence ATGAAGGCACTGCCCGTTGAACCCAGCTCTGCCCCGGTGGCCATCGGCTCACGGATCCGTGCCGCCCGTCAGTCACAGCGGCTCACGATTGAGCATGTGGCCGACGCGACCGGGCTGACCAAGGGGTTCCTGAGCCGCGTGGAGCGTGACCTCACCTCTCCCAGTGTCGCGTCCCTCGTGACACTGTGCCAAGTCCTGTCCATTTCCATCGGCGAGCTTTTTGCCGCCCCCGAGACGCACCTGACGCGCCGCGGTGAGGGCCCGCGCATCTCGCTGGGGGGCGAGGGCATCGTGGAACGGCTGCTCACCGCCCGCTCGGAGCGCCGCCTGCAAATCCTTGGCACCACCATCGAACCGTTTGGCCGCGGCGAATCCGAGCTGTACGCCGTCGACTGTGACGTTGACGTGCTGCACATCGTCAGCGGCGAGCTGACGCTGATCATGACCCAGGAATCGTACGACCTGCAGGCCGGGGACACGCTCTCCTTCCCCGGCCGGGAGCCGCATTCCTGGGAGAACCGCTCCGCCGCCCCCGTGGAGGCCCTGTTCATCCTGGTCCCCGCCGCCTCCGGATCGGGCTACTGA